A single region of the Zygotorulaspora mrakii chromosome 4, complete sequence genome encodes:
- the IRC21 gene encoding Irc21p translates to MNFLRTPISRNQEDSNDTFKRPHIPITKESAANASRSLNIPHVRFQDTSAVPIQAGCTTLKGGGYRKKVSLKPGHSALDWHALVTKKRSKGLVTRVDKLLGEDVKTLEQLNSPHSLTQLKNGVPPYLIKPPLRINAEILRKHNTQEDCWSVINGRVYSMTDYFDFHPGGVDILFKHCAGRDGTAAFNKYHRWVSVDKLLEISLVGIWIN, encoded by the coding sequence ATGAACTTTTTAAGGACTCCAATATCTCGAAATCAGGAAGATTCGAATGATACCTTCAAGAGACCACATATCCCTATAACAAAAGAATCAGCAGCTAACGCGTCACGATCTCTGAACATTCCACATGTGCGGTTCCAAGATACGTCTGCTGTACCCATCCAAGCCGGATGTACCACCTTAAAAGGTGGAGGATATCGTAAGAAAGTAAGTCTGAAACCTGGTCATAGTGCCCTAGATTGGCATGCATTAGTAACTAAGAAAAGGTCAAAAGGTTTAGTCACCCGTGTAGATAAACTACTTGGTGAAGATGTCAAGACTCTAGAACAACTGAATAGTCCTCATAGTCTTACGCAGCTTAAAAATGGAGTTCCGCCATATTTAATTAAACCACCATTAAGAATTAATGCAGAAATATTACGGAAGCACAATACACAAGAAGACTGCTGGAGTGTGATAAATGGGAGAGTTTACTCCATGACAgattattttgattttcacCCCGGTGGTGTTGACATTCTCTTTAAACATTGCGCCGGAAGAGATGGCACCGCAGCATTTAATAAATATCACCGTTGGGTTAGTGTTGATAAATTGTTAGAAATAAGTCTTGTTGGTATTTGGATCAATTGA